One genomic segment of Microtus ochrogaster isolate Prairie Vole_2 linkage group LG8, MicOch1.0, whole genome shotgun sequence includes these proteins:
- the Cebpb gene encoding CCAAT/enhancer-binding protein beta, whose protein sequence is MHRLLAWDAACLPPPPAAFRPMEVANFYYEPDCLAYGAKAARAAPRAPAAEPAIGEHERAIDFSPYLEPLAPAADFAAPAPAPAHHDFLSDLFADDYGAKPAKKPADYSYVSLGRAGAKAAPPACFPPPPPAALKAEPGFEPADCKRADDAPAMAAGFPFALRAYLGYQATPSGSSGSLSTSSSSSPPGTPSPADAKAAPAACFAGPPAAPAKAKAKKAVDKLSDEYKMRRERNNIAVRKSRDKAKMRNLETQHKVLELTAENERLQKKVEQLSRELSTLRNLFKQLPEPLLASAGHC, encoded by the coding sequence ATGCACCGCCTGCTGGCCTGGGACGCAGCATGCCTCCCGCCGCCGCCCGCCGCCTTTAGACCCATGGAAGTGGCCAACTTCTACTACGAGCCCGACTGCCTGGCCTACGGGGCCAAGGCGGCCCGCGCCGCGCCGCGCGCCCCCGCCGCCGAGCCGGCCATCGGCGAGCACGAGCGCGCCATCGACTTCAGCCCCTACCTGGAGCCGCTCGCGCCCGCCGCGGACTTCGCCGCGCCCGCGCCCGCGCCCGCGCACCACGACTTCCTTTCCGACCTCTTCGCCGACGACTACGGCGCCAAGCCGGCCAAGAAGCCGGCCGACTACAGTTACGTGAGCCTCGGGCGCGCGGGCGCCAAGGCCGCGCCGCCTGCCTGCTtcccgccgccgcctcccgccGCGCTCAAGGCGGAGCCGGGCTTCGAACCCGCGGACTGTAAGCGCGCGGACGACGCGCCCGCCATGGCGGCCGGGTTCCCGTTCGCCCTGCGCGCCTACCTGGGCTACCAGGCGACGCCGAGCGGCAGCAGCGGCAGCCTGTCCACGTCGTCGTCGTCCAGCCCGCCCGGCACACCGAGCCCCGCCGACGCCAAGGCCGCGCCCGCCGCCTGCTTCGCGGGGCCGCCGGCCGCGCCCGCCAAGGCCAAGGCCAAGAAGGCAGTGGACAAGCTTAGCGACGAGTACAAGATGCGGCGCGAGCGCAACAACATCGCGGTGCGCAAGAGCCGCGACAAGGCCAAGATGCGCAACCTGGAGACGCAGCACAAGGTGCTGGAGCTGACGGCCGAGAACGAGCGGCTGCAGAAGAAGGTGGAGCAGCTGTCGCGAGAGCTCAGCACCCTGCGGAACTTGTTCAAGCAGCTGCCCGAGCCGCTGCTGGCCTCGGCGGGTCACTGCTAG